The sequence below is a genomic window from Lolium perenne isolate Kyuss_39 chromosome 7, Kyuss_2.0, whole genome shotgun sequence.
aattaaattcacttcgtttttAAGCTCTATCGTACCTTGATGAGACTCAACGCTTAGCATCAATCGCATCGTCATTTTCCAGTAAACCCTTGTAGACTATACCAAAACCTCCTCATTCATGCACATTTGAATCGAGAAAAATGCACGTCAAACCTAACTGAGTGTTTTCAGAAGATTTTCAcatggggggtgggggggggggggggggggcatttgCCCCTTGCTAGTGCCGCCCTGATGCTCCTTGTGTTCGTCCTGGCTCTACCCGTCAACCACACCTAACACCTTTCCACCCTTCCCATGTCTCTTACTGCCCACGGGGTTGCAAATAATCCCATGCCGCCCCGGAGGCTCTTGTGGTGACATTTGCATTAGGGCGTTGACTTTGATCAAAAAAATAATTGTTCCAGAACACTAGGCGCCATGCAACGTAACCACAACGTCGAGGGCCATACGCCGTTCGAAAGCGTCATTTGGTGAGGTTTTTAGAACCGGTTTATTTCGTACTAAACTTTCAGAAAAAAGGCAAGTTTTATTATTTATCTCGTGAAAAGGATAGTAAAATAATTGAGTGAAATAAAGAAGATGTAGTCTAGCAAATTGCCCACAACGAAGGTATATGATAGATCGTATCATCATGCATAAAAAGCAGATGTGTCATCATAATTAATGATGAGAAATCATAGTCATATCATAGTTAGATACCATATCATAGCATTTATAACTAGAAAAATAATGCCAAATAAATCTTGTACTCCTACATAATTTTAAATTAAGATTAAACAAATCAATAAATATAAAGATACTATAAATCTATAATACTACTACATTCCATGCATTATAGAGTGCTATATTGCTATATGATACTGTGTGATTCATGCATGTCATCATTTGTATAGTTGTTACACGTGAAAGTGTGGCGCAACACTTCGGTGCGTCAGTCAGCGACGAAATACAACGCTGTACTCATGTCAGAGACGAACAAGGTAGTATctccaagaaagacaatgaagacAGGGACcatcgtcgtcctcatcctcgCATTACCGTTCTTGGGCGGCGCCGCCGGCGAGCACTGCCCCGGCGTCTCGTCGCTGCCGGTGGAGGCGGCCTGCCGCAAGGCGTGCGGCACGAGGCTCATGTACGACATGTGCATGGACACTCTGCGCGAAGGCTTCGACCCCAACCCGTCCCGCTCCGTCGAGGTCACCGCTTACGTGCTCCACGCCGCGCGGCGCGCCATGGCGTCCTACGTCGCCACCGTAGACGCCGCGGGGGAGCTGCTCGGCGGGTCGCTCGACGGCGACGAGAGGGCGGCTTACGAGGTATGCGTCGTGGACTACGGCTACGCCGAGAATTCCATGTACCGCGTCACCAAATACATGCTGCCGCGCTGCGAGTTCGCCGGGCTCGCAGATGAGTACATGAACTGCGTGGTGCACATGGAGAGCTGCAGGAACCGCTTGATGCGGCTCGCTGCGTCGCCGCTATACGCCATGAATCTTGTCGACCGGAACAAGCAGTTGCTTGCTTACTCCCTTGCTCAATTGCTCGGTATATGAGCGTCGAATAGTTTGCTTCTGCTAAATCATCCTTGGTTAATTGCAAAATAAGTGTAATAAACTGATAAACGCAGAGACTAAAATCTCCCCCTCGCGTCGCTCCCCCAGGCGACGCCAGGGGCGAAACCTAGCGCCGCCAAAGCTCCTCCCCGCCTGGGCCtcccccgccgctgccgccggcggcCTCCTCCGCGGCGGTGGCGGCACCCCCCTGCCGAAGGTGGCCGGGGAGTTCCTGGCCGCGAGGTGGAGGGCTGGCTCGTAGGGGCGGTGGCGGTCGGGGCTGGAGGAAGCTGAGCCGGCGGGCTCGGGAGGGGCTGCGGTGGTGGCTGCTCGCCGGCGCTGCGGTGGTCGCGGCTGCTCTGGCGGCGGTCGCCCTCGGCGCGGGGCCTTGCGGGGCGGCCTGGTCGGCGTCCTCCCAGATCGAGATCCGCTTGATTTGGGGGCGCGTAGGTCGGCCTTGCTCAAGGTGgcaagggcggcggccctgggaCGCCATGGTGGCGTTGGTGGTGTCGGGGTTGTGCCCCCGACAGCGGGCAGCCGGCAGGGGAGGCCGGTCTGCATCTTCGGCGCCGGCGGTTTGGCCGGAGAAGAGGATGCAGGGGCAGCGGCCCCGGAGACGCGGTGGCGACGGGGATGTGCCGGCCTAGCTTCTCCTTGGCGTGGCGGTCGCGTCTAGGTCGGAGCTCGGGGGTGCAGTGGAGGGCCACCGCGTGTGGCAGGCTGGCTAGGGTGCGGCGTCCCTCGCTAGTTTCTGCAGGCCTGTGGCGGAGGTGTGCCACAGTGCAAGGATGGCGGCGCGGCTCTTGGTGGGCGGGGCACTGTTTCCAGCGTCTCGGGACGGTGATAGGTTGACGCGAGGGGTCGGCCTGTTGCGCGTGGaagccggagcggcggctccgggagCGAGGTGGTGGTGATGCTATGCCTCTGGCCGCGTGGGCGGCAGGGCATGCTTCCGTTGGCGTGGGCGGCGTCTCTTTGCCTGGTGGTCTGTGCTTGTCCGGCGTTTGTGGAGGCGGTGGCCTTGGGTCTCCGGTTGAAAATCTTGCCCGACTTGGTCAGTGCCGACAACGGCGTCGCATTCGGGCGTcgctttccttcttgaaggcgttgtCGTGGAGTCCCGGCACCCCTCGGGCCATCATTTCCAGGGTGAATACCCAAATCCCGCAAGCCGGATTGGATGACGGCGGCATCTTTGGATGTCGTGACCTCGTTGGAGGTGTCATTTTTTGGAGTCTTGGAAGCCATTTGTTGTCGATGCCTGCACCACTGGTTTGGGTCGTGGTCTTCGGGTACCGTCGGTGTGCGAGTGCCGCTGGCTTGCTTCTTGCGGCTTGCCTCTCCCCATGAAGCTTGAAAGGCCTAGCCGTCTCCTTCGCCTCTGACTTCCTTTCCAGGGACGTGGACCGGGCAGTCGTGGTGCTCGCCGTTGCCGTCGTGCTGGTGTCATTCGACGGCGCTCCATACCTAGTTGAGCTAGGTCGTGTGGCCAAGTGTGGTTTTCGCCGGTTTTCCTTAAAACTGTGCCGTGTAGGTTTTCTTTGTCTGGTTTCCTTATAAGCCGGACACGGGTGTTGAGTTTGTATCGGTTTTCCTTATAAACCGGCTAAATTTCCCCCTTCTTAATGAATAGGCAGAGCTCCTGCCGGTCCCTCCAAAAAAAAAATAAACGCAGAGACTGAGACTCTGGAAAGTAGGCTATATACGACTGCCTTTTCGTTCTGGACATCGATCCACGCGATTTCTATTATCCTTTGATACTTGCTTTTTTTTATGTTTTAGTTTTTATCTACTTCCTCCATCCACAAATAAGTGAACATCTAGCTCTAAATTTTGTCTACAAAAGAGTGTACTTTTATCTTTCCAATGCACTTTAATTGGTTCTCCCTCATCAtacggaaatcaaacccaatactATTGAGCACATGTTCTCTTTGTTTTCCACAAGcacttagctcattggaggtaaaataattaaagaggagagatgcatCTTTCTAATGTATTTTTCACTTCACTTCATAATTTATCTTGAAAAATTCActtgtacacttatttgtggacggagaaaGTATATATGAAGTAAGGTTGGGATGAGATGTTCTGGACATGAGGACATCGATCGACGCGATTTCTATTAGACGtgcactacaggaatgggaggCTACGCTGAGGGCCAGGCTATACGCCGAGTCGCCGACGGCCAAAAATCGGGGTCGTCGGTGTATGGCCCAGCCAGGCCAGCCTGCAGTATAACCCTCGGCGTAGAGTTGTCTTCGGTGTAGCGAGGTCTACGctgagggcagccctcggcatatgtatggccctaggcgtagacagggctacgccgacgcggcgtaggctatttttcaaatttttctaattttataaaaatcatagctaattcatatgatgtcagaaaaatgcgtacAAGGTATCAAAATATTCAAAAAATATCCTCTATCCGTTTATGttaaaatcatgcatatttgaatcatgtacagtATCATGTTAACATACTAacaattcaaacactttcttatatgtcctcGGGTTCCCGTTTTGGCCAGATGACAATTTAAACGAAGTTAGAAAAttccgcggagccgcatggcgttattttatgtgtcctagtaaccactccaaaagtcggaattaggttacggcaattatttttaaaaacccttcacaaacagggctgtCAAGTTCGGAGTTCTATGActcttaggggaaatgagtagaaaacggcccgtgacaccgcatagtttatcAGAACGATACCATATTTGACACGTGTGGGGTCCCTAGGATGgaaagcaaggccccgggagagGATTTCAAATCCggcccatgggcgatggttttttatttattttcggGGTACTaaaacgggttttttttgtgtgaagcagctacatggggcgcactttagtattgcgcgagacctccgtgtattggtaggacaccgccttcgcaccatATATCACATGTCATatatatgtgcgcgctagctatctgggaatccatgcggccTCCTGCGGTGTCCGACCGAATCTGCTGGAAACTGACCAGATttaaactaggggtacactttccatcgctcaataaattacgagaaaaatgtttttaggtctacgaaacatcactttatgtgctaatttttttccgtttagcgcgatggtgaaTGGGTGCACCAggacgcccggtacggccataccacaTCTCCGTGgggggcccgttttggccaaatggcaatctaaacgaagtcaaaaaaaatcccacggagccgcATGGTATCATTttgtgtgtcctagtaaccactccaaaagtcggaattaggatacggcaattattttggaaaacccttcacaaatagggctatcacgtccggagttctatggcttttagggcaaatgagtaggaaacggccggtGACAcctcatagtttgtcggaacgaggaaaTATTTGGAACATGTGTGGTCCCTggtatgggaagcaaggcccgggagcggatttccaatctgacccatgggcgatggttttttcattttcggggtgtcaAAATagatttttttgtgaagcagctacatggggcgcattttagtattgcgcgagacctcctcgtagtggtaggacaccgcctccggaccacatatcacatgccatatgtgcgcgctagatATCTGAGAATCCCTGCGGCTTTCTGCGGTGTCCcagcgaatccgctggaaactgaccggatttgaactaggggtacactttccgtcgctcaataaattccgtgaaatatgtttttaggtctatagcACATCACtttatatgctagtttttgtccgtttagcgtgttggcgaacggtgcacTAGCATGCCCGGTACAGGCATTTCGCATCTCCCGAGGGGGCTGTATTGGTCAGATGTCAAACTGgacgtcatatttggattcctctaatttttaggttcaaatgatgatatggtTGTTATATTTAGAtttctctcatttttctgatagatttagacatattatttgtagaATACAATACTTTTGTCGTATCACGGGTGTTATTGTTAAATTGCTGATTTTGCGTTATTCCATGAACTAAGATTTCACTGCGTGTTGTTCTCTTTTTTTCTGGTTTTCCTAAAAGGTGTAAGGGTTTGTCATCTGACTATTATTGATAGCAATGGTGTTTCCTTGGGAAAAAAAATGGCAAATCGAATATATTCAAACAAAGGAAGTGCATCTGGTGGTATCTTCCAGACCGCTGACACTCATATTCAGAAGCTTTAAGGTAACTCTTACTTTGAAAGCTTCCAAGTACGTAGATATTTTGTTCCTTCATAAGTAGATACACAATTTTCATGCTAATTTGTTTCCCTAATTTTGCTTGACTCTCAACCTAACCAGCATATGCATTCATACCAAGTCACCACCAATTACATTAGATGGGATATTAGTTATACTACTCTTCTCAAAACTCTGATCTTATAGAAAGTCCCCAGAAAATCTACACTAAATAATTATTTAGACACCAGAAAGAGTTCTGGCGAATTCGGCGGAACAAGATTCCAGCGAAGTAGTCATAACAATGAAACAACGGCGAACACATGGCGAGACGGCGGGGTTCCGGCGAGGTCGGTGGAACAGCGGAAGAGTCATGGCGAGACGGCGTTGGTCGTATTGCGTGATTTCCCTGCGACTTTGATCCATATTTGCATGTTAGTTCTATTGGAGACAGTTGAGCCCTATGGATTTGCGGCTCTTTTTTGTTGTGGTTTGTACTGAAACTGTCATGAATCTGAGTTAGGCTGGGGTGTTGCTGGCACGTGGGCATTTTCCTTGCACATATTATGTGGGACTTAGCTGTACATAATGGCCAAGATGGTCTCATGACCTGCAGCTCAATTCTGATGTTGTTCCACCTTGACAAGGTATAGGAAATATCCGTGGAAAAATGCACTCAAATCCTATAAAACCCTATGGGCTGAACTTGGCATCGCCGATACTTCCTGCACTTAGGCCGCTAAACAATTAAGGGAAAGAGAATGGACACGCCCAATTGTCCCATCCAATTTAAAAGGACCGTGTAGCATGCTCATTTTCTTCATGCATCTTCGTCCCAATTTAGGGCCGTGCtcccctcctcctcatcatcaccaccaccgttgAGCCTCATGGTGGTGCCGGCATCCATCCACCTGACTTCGCAATGCTCCAGGAGCACTGGAATTCAGCGACAAGCTGTCACCTTCTTCCATGGCCAAATTCCATTAACTCCTACAAGCCCCGCATCGGCATGGGATTAATTGCAACCCCGTTGGTCATGTTAGCAGACGGAGGGTGGCTAGCTCCAACAAAGCAGGTCAGTAGGCTTCATAAACACCAGGGATGGAGCCAACAGGGGCAGGTGCCCTCCACCACCACCCCACCCCCACCAAGGTGGAAACAATTCTGAAACCTATGAATTAATATATGTAGACTTGACATGCAAATTTAGCTAAATTTATCTATATAGCCCATGCTAGTTATTTACATGTAATTGGCCCATGTTGTGTAACTTTTCTGGCTCCGTCCCTTACGACCATTTTTTATTTGAATTAGTTGTATCTTTATCATATCTTCAACCACTTGGCTGCTGAACAATTAAGGGAAGATCAAGTCCGTGCTCAATTCTCCCTACTTTTTATCCGATTTAAAAAAAGTGCAGCGTGTGCATTCTCTTCATGCATCTTCCGACCAATTTTTATCCAACAGAAGATGCATGGCCATGCTcccctcatcctcatcatcaccaccaccaccgttgaGCCTCATGTCGGTGACGGCATCCAACAATATTATTTGCAGTTCTTCAGAAGCTCCATAAGTTAGTGACAAAGTTCCACCTTCTGCCATGGACGAATGCGACTGACCCCTATGAGCCCCCTGGTTAGCCGGGAATTAGTTGCAACCCCGCTAGTCATATTAGCAGCATCAACTTACCATCTGCAGGCTTCAAGGGTGGCTTGCCGCCAAGTTTCTCTACTTTTAGCTCACTACAGTTTATGAACCTCCCGAATAGCTTTCTCTTTGGTCAGCTCCCCGCCTTCCATGGCATGACCAACTTCCAACCACTACAGGAATGGGCTGATATGCCGACGGCCGGGAACTCTCGGCGTAGCCGGTTTTGGCCATCGacgtaggctacgccgagggcagccgtcggCATAGCTCCTCGGTGACGACCTCCCTCGACGGAGACACTATTACCGTCGGCGTAGCCCGACCCTCGGCATAGCACGCTACACCGACGGCAAAACCCTCATCATACTAATTTAAAAAATATAATTtactttttcaaaaaaaaaacaaaaaaaatcttttTTTGCTATGCTGACACCAAAACCCTAGGCGTAGAGATTTATgttttttcaaattttaatttggTTTAcaccatttttttattttcttttttacttgtttatctttcacccaagacacttttaactctaagtacacttaatcttaggtcaaattacaatcattatttaaaaaattcaaatttcctttcaaaaaaaattaaaaaatcttCTTTTGCT
It includes:
- the LOC127312419 gene encoding uncharacterized protein; translated protein: MKPMSGPKFDEWRADWERRRWAKEAWSSGSTSARGAPLAGDDEEAPDLLKELRQFLKDDAKRKRLLHVKVWRNTSVRQSATKYNAVLMSETNKVVSPRKTMKTGTIVVLILALPFLGGAAGEHCPGVSSLPVEAACRKACGTRLMYDMCMDTLREGFDPNPSRSVEVTAYVLHAARRAMASYVATVDAAGELLGGSLDGDERAAYEVCVVDYGYAENSMYRVTKYMLPRCEFAGLADEYMNCVVHMESCRNRLMRLAASPLYAMNLVDRNKQLLAYSLAQLLGI